In Thunnus thynnus chromosome 13, fThuThy2.1, whole genome shotgun sequence, the following proteins share a genomic window:
- the fam89b gene encoding protein FAM89A: MNGSLCGAADCQVGGVFSVEGLPPLPKGLSGILNSSGGSWRDIEKVHSKRARIQADISRGGGDAPRCGQGKPGGLDAALALLRKEMVGLRQLDMSLLCQLWSLHESIQEYKGSSFLSEGSFSADNGYSEEEEEEEEDEVEEEDEEEKGIPSQQPSSSSLRLPAPNSNSRDQWIKDSFQIP; the protein is encoded by the exons ATGAACGGGAGTCTGTGCGGCGCGGCTGACTGTCAGGTGGGCGGTGTCTTCTCGGTAGAGGGGCTGCCACCGCTGCCCAAGGGCCTGAGCGGCATCCTGAACTCCAGCGGCGGGTCGTGGCGGGACATCGAGAAGGTCCACAGCAAGAGAGCGCGCATCCAGGCCGACATCAGCCGGGGCGGCGGGGACGCGCCGCGCTGCGGTCAGGGCAAACCGGGCGGACTGGACGCGGCTCTGGCTCTGCTACGGAAAGAGATG GTGGGTCTGCGTCAGCTCGACATGTCTCTGCTGTGCCAGCTGTGGTCTCTCCATGAGTCCATCCAGGAGTACAAGGGCTCCTCGTTTCTGTCTGAGGGTTCGTTCAGTGCTGATAATGGATActctgaggaagaggaggaggaggaggaggatgaagtagaggaggaggatgaggaggagaaagggattCCCTCACAGCAGCCCTCTTCCTCGTCTTTGCGTCTGCCAGCACCCAACAGCAACTCCAGAGACCAGTGGATCAAAGACTCCTTTCAGATTCCTTga
- the znrd2 gene encoding protein ZNRD2 gives MAMNGDDEDFEWEPPTEAEMKVIQARRERQDKISKLMGDYLLKGYKMLGDCCAVCGTILLQDRQQKNYCVSCQELDSDVDKDNPALNAQAALSQVRERQLAAQSPAPPQAPELNGGPSSIVQASGSVPQPRPEHCEGAAAGGRAILPPPAVPPPSTPAPTPPLAPTRPPVCPQRTARQPVLEEAEEAVLTKLRWATNQLQSAASLEASIQLCSLITSCANSLRSLKELSQ, from the exons ATGGCTATGAATGGAG ATGACGAGGACTTTGAGTGGGAGCCCCCAACAGAAGCAGAGATGAAGGTGATCCAGGCTCGCAGGGAGCGACAAGACAAAATCAGTAAATTGATGGGAGACTACCTGCTCAAAGGATACAAGATGCTGGGAgactgctgtgctgtgtgtggg ACAATCCTCCTCCaggacagacagcagaaaaACTACTGTGTCTCATGTCAGGAGCTGGACTCTGATGTTGACAAGGACAACCCTG CACTAAATGCGCAGGCAGCGTTGTCCCAGGTGAGAGAACGGCAGCTTGCAGCTCAGTCCCCTGCACCACCCCAGGCCCCTGAACTCAACGGAGGCCCCAGCAGCATTGTTCAGGCAAGTGGGTCAGTTCCTCAACCCAGACCAGAGCACTGTGAGGGGGCAGCTGCAGGGGGAAGAGCCATCCTGCCTCCACCTGCTGTACCCCCTCCTTCAACTCCTGCCCCCACCCCACCTTTGGCACCCACTCGCCCCCCAGTTTGTCCACAGAGGACTGCCCGCCAACCTGTGTTGGAAGAAGCTGAGGAAGCTGTTTTAACCAAACTTCGTTGGGCCACCAACCAGCTACAGAGCGCAGCCTCGCTGGAAGCAAGTATCCAGCTCTGCAGCCTAATCACCAGCTGTGCCAACTCACTGCGCAGCCTCAAGGAGCTCAGCCAATAA